GGCAATATTTGAGGAGGGCCATATCATCATGTAAAGCATCCTCCTCGGCATGGTCTCCAGGCAAGGGGAGTATGCTCTCCACTAGCAAGCAAGAGTCAGGAGGTTCCTCTGCAGGGAAACCTCGAGTCCATCATCCACCTAACTGTTCCCATTCCAGGTCTCTATGTCTCACTTCTTCCCTATTAGGACCTTGACTTAAGTATAGGAGACTTGCCAGAGTGGTAAATTCAGCCCTTTTATTAATTCAGCTGCTTTGTCAATTAGATATTAGGCCTAATTTTCAGCACAGTCTGTCCTTCAGCTGCATTTgaagacagtctcttcaaatCAGCTTTCATATCATGCCTGAGGGCTTTTATTGCACTTAACCACCAACTAATCCCAGTCCTTATAATTACTATGGTCTTCAATATCTCCCAAATGTTATTGTATTAGCCAGTGCATGCCTTCCCATGTGTATTCCAGATCAATTTACTACAAGGCAGTCAGTACAGTCATGAACTGCACAATATTTTGGTCAATGGCAGACGGCacatatgatggtggtcccataagattatattttttctgtacttgttctatgtttagatacacagatacctACCATTGTTTTACAgttgcctacagcattcagtatAGTAAtctgctgtacagatttgtagcctagcaGCGATAAGCTATACTTAGCTATGTAGCAGGCTATACTGTCCAGGTTTGTGTAATTACACTATGATGTTCTCACAATGACAGAATTACCTCATGATGCATTTCTCATAATGTACCCTTGTTAAGTGACCCATGACTGTAATTGTGATGCTACAGCATGctacctcctgcattcaagctgAGCTTCCCAAAAGACAGCTAAGCTGGAGTTTATTCATTTGGCCCCTTAAATCCACTCTCTACCTTTCTTCAACTTAGTGCTTAGGAGGCCAACATTTATGGACTGAATCAATGGGTTTTCTCACTCTCTGCTTTCCCATTTGATTCCCacgtgtttttttctttttctttttcttttcttttttttttttttagagatggggtcttgctctgtcattcaggctggcgtgcagtggcacgatcacagctcatttgcagccttgacctcccagtctcaagggatcctcccacctcagccgcccgagtagttgggagtacaggtgcacaccaccatatccagctaatttttttatttttattttttgaagagacagggtctcaccatgttgtaattcttccaccttggcctcccaaagtgctaggattacaggaatgagccatcacacccggcttgATTCCCATTTCATTCAACAGAAGAccagggaggagagtgaggatggGTATCtgctcccccacctccctccctacCAGGTCTCAGTTTGGGAAGGGCTGCATCCTCCTACCAAAGGCTGCAGCTCCTGTCGTGGATCTCACTTCTACAATTTTCTCTGGGGTCTGACAATCACTCCCTCCTCTCGTTCCTTCAGCCTAGGGTTGTCCATTGCTGCTGAACCAGATCTGTTTCATCCCCACTTGTTGGTTTCCTTAATTCTGCTCACACATTTATAAATCATCTCTTCCGTATCCCACTGCAATAGATCACTGGTTTCCTGCCAGGACCCTTATTCACGCTGTGGTCATCTTTTCTCAAATCCTGGCAAGCCCTTTGTGCCTCAGAAAATTGAGGAAAGTCTTTAGGGGTGGGTTGAAAACACTTGAGTGGCACCACCCAGGATTCATCCCTAATCATCACCCACTGTTCCAGCAGAGACCCCAAGTACTTGCCTTCTTCTTACGTTAGAGTGACTTCCTTTCCTACCAACACATCTGCTAAAGGTTGGGTGACTTTTGCTCCTGCCTTTTGTTCCCAGATGTTCACCCTGCATCCCAGTACTTGACTGTCAATCTCAACATTTGCTTTACTGTGTTTTAGGGGGACTCATTGAATTCTTATTCAAGAAGGACTCCTGGCTCCCAGGGCTATGTCTATGCATTTGTGCCACCGCTGGGACTCATGCTACCCAGAGTCATCTGTCTGTGTCCCTTACTAAACATGACGTGCCAAATTAATGCTTCAGTAAAAATAACCTTGTAGTTTATTTGAGGTGTGCTTCTCACTGTTATTCCAAgtgtactaaaaattaaaaagactttcTTGAAAGTTGTCATGAATTCAAAAGACAGAGGACATGCTTTATTGGCATTAATATAGGTTTTCCTGGCACATTATGAAAAAGGAACAAGGTTAAATTCAACCCCAAAAATGCCAGAATTAAAGACATTTGCATAACATTAGAGTTCTGGAGGTTTTTTCCAGCCACAGAATTAGCTACTGTAAGATTTCAGAGAAGGCAGGAGCTAGAAAATCACAGACTTTTTCCTCTGAGCCAGCGATGCAGTTTTACCCCTAAAAGCATGTAAAATTTCAGAGTTTAGTAAGTTACaactcaaatttaaaatatgataaatcgGGAAGAATACATGTGATTGGCCATTTTGCCATAGCTTTGGGAGAACATCATACTCTAAAACGTGagtttaataactttttaagGCTAAATGAGATAGCTATtagttacatattttatttctgggtattttttttctttcaatcccACCATAGCCTCTTTATTAAGGCTCTTAAGGGAGTTTAGGGAATTTTGCTAGGGAAAATAATTATCCAAATCCAAACATCTCTTCATTGAAGCTGCTCTCTTTGTATATCTGAACAGTCTTATTTCTTGTGTAGATAATTGCTCAGTTAAAAGAGGAAGGGAGCATTTTCCCTAAAGAAGCTTGCAGTTGGAATTCCTCGGGGGTGAGGAAGACTAGTACatgggttttgttcatttctagcCCTTTAATCATAAATCCGGTTGGAGATCAGTGGTTAAATAGAACATGAGAATTTAAAGACTTTCCAGCCCCATTTTCTAATTACATCCAATGTGTTTAAATCATTAGCATATTATAAGTCCAAATTGGGGGAGGATTGTGATACACAAATTATGTTCCAAGACTcaaggcaaagaaaaattaatttgcagGTGTGTGAACTGGAGAAATTATTTTGGTGAAGGCATGAATATTGTTTCGAATTTTTAGCATCAGTAGGCTGCATTTGGGCCTTTTGCCTAAGCTGCACCTCAGGGTCAACAGGTAACCTCCTCCATGGGTATAGTCGACATTAAACAGTCTTGCATCCAGGAAGTATAACTGCATGTGCTGCTCACACAGGTGGgtctgtgaggctgaggctgccagCTGCGCTCTGCAGACCATGCGGGCCTCAGATGGTCTCACACTCCGTGGTGGCAGTGGAGCAGGTTCCGCAGTCACAGCGGACGGCCACGGGATAGGTGTAGAAGGGGTCAACTCCCGGGGCACAGTTGGGCAGCTTGACGGTCACCTGTTTGGTCTCGTTGTAGGTACAGACTCGATGATGGGCTTCAATATAGGGGGGTTCCAGAATGGGTTTCTGTCCCCACAGATAGAAAACAGGGAATTCATTAGAACATATGatcttgtttcagttttttaGTATCATTTATCACTATCAGAAATTAACTTGTTATTCATTGATTTACTTGTTGCTCTATCATCTCCCAGTAGAAAACAAACTCCTGAAAGCAAGAAGCTGATTTCATTCAAGACTATATCCTAAGCTCCCAGGACAGACCatggcacacagcaagtgctccATGCGTAGTCAGCAAATGAATCATCTTGGTCATTGCAAACACCTTCTAACTGGTCTCCCCTCTTCCATTTTTACTCCTTACAATCTATTTGCAACACAGCAGCCCTGACTGATCCTGTTTAAACATAAGTCAGATCATATTACTCCTCTGCCCAAAGCCCCAGTATTTCCCATCTCATTCACAGCAAAAATCAAAGACCTTATGATCACCTTCAAGACCTACATCACCTCCTCTACACCTCCACCTTCTGAAATGCCTACAACCATTCCCACCCCACTGACTTCCTCACTAGGCTCACAGCGGTCTCCTTATTGTTCCTGCCACCCAGCAGGAACAGTCCCAGCTCACGGCCTTTGCACTTACTGTTCCTcctgcctggaacattcttctCCCGTATGATTCACTCCTTTACCAACCTTTGGTTTTTGTTAGAATGTCACCCTCTCAGGGAAGCATTTCCCAACCATCCTGTTTAAAATTGCAACATTCCATCTCCATGCCCAGAAACTTCCCATCCCccatcctgctttatttttcaccatagcactgaTCAATACCACCTGACATAGTCTACCTTTCTTTCATTTGCGTGCTATTCCTCCCACTCTAGAAAGTAAGCTCTTTTAGGACAGAGATTTTTGCCCGCTGTGCCTCCCGTACCTAAAACAGACCCCGGGAGGGTTTCAGTAACTATTTGTCATTGcatcaatgaaagaaaacattacaaGACAGGTTCCCGAGTACTCTGTGCACTGTTCTGATCATCAAAagattcatttcctttcttcagcTTTTATAAATCTtaatttcaaagataattttgatAAACAGAACACATAGATCAGAAAAAATATCAGCACCTCGCCGGAGTTAACATCTCGAGCCCTGCAGTCAGAACTATGGAGCTCGAGTCCCTGTTCTGCCACTTGCTGGAGACCTCGGAAAATTCACTGAACTTTCTgaagactcagtttcctcctctgtaaagcaAAATGTCTACCTCCCACCACTGTTTGAGAGATAAAGTAAGATGATATACGCAATTCACAATGTCTAGCAcaaagtaagtgttcaataaatgtaatccattgtTCTTATTAGTGCAATTATTATAAGgaagtaataatgaaaataataacaagcTTTCAAACGACAGTAcctttgcttttttgttcttttttgttctaGGCAAAAAAGAATATGTAACTCAAGATGAAGTTCTTGCATGAATGTCATGAAAATAgcaaacttgtctttttttttttttttttgagatggagtctcgctctgttacccaggctggagtagtagtgcagtggcgcgatctcagctcactgtaacctccacctcccgggttcaagcaattcttctgcctcagcctcccgagttgctgggactacaggcacgtgccaccatgtccggctaatttttgtatttttagtagagacggggtttcaccatgttggccaggttggtctctatctcctgaccttgccatccgcccacctttgcctcccaaagtgctgggattacaggcatgaaccaccgcgcccagccagcctTGCCTTTGACAAGGACCAGAGAAGCTGAATTTGTCCTCAACTGTTTTCTCCTACCATCCATATTTGCTTTATGTCTTCTTACCATTGGTACTCTGGGAACCTAGGCAGACCAGAcacctcaaaaaatttaaatttcaatcctaacacggtgaaacctcgtctctactaaaaaaaaaaaaaaaaaaaaaattagccaggcgtggtgacgggtgcctgtaatcccagctactcgggaggctgaggcaggagaatggccagaacccgggaggcggagcttgcagtgagccgagattgtgccacgacactccagcctaggtgacagagtgagactctgtctcaaaaaaaaaaacattaaatttcagatacataatattttagtATAAGTCTGTCCCAAATACTATATGAGACAGACAGACTTATgctaaaaatttatttgttgcttatctgaaattcaaatttacctGGGCTTCCTGGTTTTCTGGTTTCATTTCAGTTTGGGTTTTTCTGGGGAGGGGattggttgttttgttttattttgtttgtctgtttgtttgctaaatctggcaacgcTATATGCAGATTATGAAGAATAGCTATTTTCAACAACAGCTCCACCTTCAAATGTAAATCCAGCCAGTCTATCGTCATGAGCATCCTTATTTTCAGACATGCTTTCAGTTAAGTTCCCTCCCCCAAAAAAATCAAGGGCTTTATATCTCAGAAACTTTCAGATTGCTGGGAAAATGaacctcattcttttatttattttctataggtTACCTCCCTTTTCATAACACAGTCAAGACATGAATGAAAGCTGGCTAAGATCAGAGACAATCTTGTTCTTTAATGGTTTTGGTGCTTCCATTTTTCCAGTGAGAGCACAGTTCCTGACCTCCTATGGGTGACCACGATCCGATTAAAGCCattcatcagtttttaaaaagaagagaagatgggCTGAATTGAGGGGAAGCAGGAGTTTGAGGATTTGGCACAGAGAGGGCTTCAAATAGCCCAGACACTAAATGCAAACAGGGAGAGGCCCTGCCAGGCCAGTCCCTGAACAGGAGGCAGCGCCAAGTGCCCCAAGTGAATTTGCCACCAATTGACAGGCAAAGTCTACTTAGCAAAACCCGATTTTCATTTGGCTAAGCCCCTgaatgaggcaaaaagaaaactactttgATGGAGTCGTTTCATCCAATTTGAAGATTTCATCACTATGACCCAATTCCATTCATAGGGCCGTAATTGTACCTAAGCAAGAGCAGGCCACCCTCTGGGTCCCTGAAGAGAAGGCTATTGTTCCCAACGGCAGTGTCCACTCACAGTGCAAGTTCGCTTCTAAGTGGCCTTCCATTAGGCTGGAGGATCTACAGCTCCAGGGAGAGGTCCATCCCAGTCAACTGACAAATGTGTATTGAATACCTTGTTCATACACAACACCTTGACAAAAGCTGTGAAAGTTATAAGAATGAACCCCTGTCCTCAAAAAATTTAACGTGTGTGGTGGGGGAAGAAGTAAGACAAAAAGTAGAGCATAGTCAAGGGCTTACCTGCAAGTCAAAAAAGCCCCAGAAAGGGAGCTGGCACTGCAGATGGGCATCAGGAATAAATATTATAATGACAGATGAGAAGGAGAAGGGATATCAGGAAAGGACCAAAATGAGATCCATGAGGGCTATTTGATAAAACCTTTGAAAGTCACTTACCAAGGCCAGAGTAAGAAAATGtgttgtcggccgggcgcggtggctcaagcctgtaatcccagcactttgggaggccgagacgggcggatcacgaggtcaggagatcgagaccatcctggctaacccggtgaaaccccgcctctattaagaaatacaaaaaactagccaggcgaggtggcgggcgcctgtagtcccagctactcgggaggctgaggccggagaatggcgtgaacccgggaggcggagcttgcagtgagctgagatccggccactgcactccagcctgggcgacagagcgagactccgtctcaaaaaaaaaaaagtgttgtctTCAGGAAAGCAGGCAGACGCCATATTGCTGAGGACTTTGAAAGTTGGTAATTGAATCTGTAGTAGTGTGTGGACATTCAAGGTTTTGGGGTCAGGGCATGACAAGATCAGAGCTAGCAACTCATCAGTTACCAAGTGCGCGGGCCTCAGGGGGAAGAGCCCACAGTTACTACATAGTGTGATCTGCTGGGGTGCTGAATAGCTCTCTTCCTCTTCACCACTCAGACAGCTCCTCTTAGCCCAACAGGATTTTTAACTTTGTTTGAGAGTGTTATCCCCACTTTAAATTAAATGTCTCTAAAAAGGCCAGGTATCATTGAATATGAAGGAACTTAATGGATCCATCAGTGATAACCCCAGAGGGCTCCCAGGGACTTCAAGAGGAACAGGGCTGCAGAAGAGGCAGTGAAGGGGTCTGGGACTAACTCTCGCCCTTCAGCTCAGGTCCTCTTTCTTGGAAACTGGCTAATTTACCCAAAATGAAGGAACACAGGGAGGAGTTTGGGTCACAAGCTTGAACCACAAATTGATTTCCAGCTTTACACTGACACTCTCTGTGACTTTGCAGCCACTCTCCCTTGAATCCCTccatgtcatctgtaaaatgggtagaaCAGTACATCGTGACCTCCCAGAGATGATTCCTAGATACACAGACACAATGTAAACCAAATTCTTAATCTTCTCAATGCTTTGTTAGAGGGGCAACATCATGCTTTTCAAATCACTTTTGGAAGATGCCAAtcacagttttgttttggttttttaaatccACAGGAAAGGGCAGATGTCCCAGCTCTACCTCatatcatttaaaaagtgaactCTTGAGAATCAGACCCAAGCTGCTGGCCCAGAAGATACTGTCATCTGCACATCTTAGCAACTCACCTCCCAGGTCTCACAGCGACCCCAGCAGGCATCCGTGGTGATCCGAAGGCCCCTGCAGCCTGGCTTCTTGGCCAGAAAAGTAAACTCCCTCACGGCACAGCCCACAAAGGTGCGCAGGTTCCCACTGGAGGTGCCAAGGACACAGCCACAGCCAACCAGAAGGAGGAGGGCCATGGGGCCAAGGAAGAGGAATGCCAGCTTCATGCTGCTCTTCCGGAGAGGGAAAGGACAGAGTTTAACAGATCTGGCTGCCCTCAATGGCACAGTCAACCATGCATTGGTCGCTATCAAAGGGACCTTGCTTCTAGCATTTCAGGGAAAATGAGCCCAGAAATTGTAAATGCCCACAAACTCCAACACAGGCGTCCAGCGATTCCTGTAACTGGTGCCAGTGTGGATTCCATGGCCCTCTCTAGATGCCCACCCTCCAAGTGCATTCTCAGGCTTTTCCTTATTGTAACTTAACTGCTGCAGTTGACTTGTGTGCTGAAGAAGTTTGTCCCAGTGGTCTttccaaaataaacataaaatatgagTAACACCAAAACTAATCCATAATCCAACAGAATACATGAATacatatcaattatttttattcaggTCCAGGGTATTTGGGTGCCATGTTACATACTTTGCTCAAAACTATATTTTCAGTGTCATGATGGGGAATGATTTGGGAGGTAAATATTAATAACAGTATTCCCTATATGCATCGCTACTAAACCAACTCACCACTAAACATGGATACGCAGAAAATATCATGAAACCTATCATCTGAGTTGGTGGCCATTCATAAATGTGTCCTACTCACTGTAAATTGCTTCTGCTCTAGACTTCCACTGCAACAGCACCTACTTAACATTCAATTTAAATCCAAATGATGGAAAGCATAGGAGTTATTTAAAACATAACCTCAATCCACTGTCAAGTCCATCCTCTCTGGGTCTTGGTCATTCCCTGTGCTCTTTCAGGAGCCAGAATCAACCCCCTTCGTGCCTGGCCCACTAGACAGAACTCACCTGGATTTTGAAGTATAAAGGATATGGCATTCATGGACCCTTACCCCCCACTGAATTCATTATTTTCACAGTTCCTACTTCTGACCTTGCTGTAGCAAGTTCTCTGGGCTTCCCCTCCTCTGGAATGAGGTTACAAATATGGAGAAGCACTTACCTAATCTTGCAGGAGCCAACGCTTCTTTTAGAGCTGAAACTTGCACTAAGATTTCAGGGAGTCACAATGAATGGTAGAAGTTTGCTCTGGGTAAATGTCTCTACCTTCTGTTACCGGGCTGCTTGATTGctcaaatatatagaaaaggtCTTGTCAATCAAAACAAAAGAGAGGCAGATCCTTACAGGAACTACTAAACACATCAAAGCCATGGAATAGAAAGCCAGTCTCTATTTTCCAAAACTGATTAACTTAAAGggtgttgttttgtttctccaCATCACCTGCTGAAACAGAAAGTTACCTTGGTGGGTGGCATAATCCTAAGGAAATAGTCAGTGGTAGTTCCACCTGGTTCTCAAGAGAACAAATGCATTGTGGCAGATGGATTAAATTTTCCTTCATGGTAACCACAAGTTTCCTTTGAAACGGGTAAGTGACTAGCAGCTCATGGCAAACCCTTTCCTTTAACTGACAACATGTTTCAATAcactgaaaaataacaaaacaataattCTTGCTGGAAAGAATGCAGGATCACTACCTGAAAAGATGGAAATCACAGTGAGAAGAAACATGTTGAAAGTCTTAAAACTAGCTAAGAATTAGATGATATCAATATCACCTTAAAATGaatcatttaggaaaaaatacCAGGATGTTCCAAGTGATTATCTTCCAGCATGggaattaaagaaaacttttcagttcttttacatggttttcagcatttttcacATGTTCTACATTGGGCAGACTTTTGTAATAGAGAGTCAGTCAATATTAacgttttaaaattaaaataaaccaaCAGGCATGCATTTGTTCTGACTGTAAGGACATTCAGTGCTGCTCTGATAGAGATGTTTCATCAGATTTTTGGtcttaaatgattaaaataagaacaaaatacttTTTGGAGAATGGGATATAGTTTATATTTCAATCTACAATAACAGCGTATGAGTGGATTAAAAATGTACTTGTTCATGGCATTTTTCTGGATGCTCTAAAAAGCAAATGAAGCAGACATCATCTTTGTCCTTAGGAGTTTCAATATCATAGTAAATAATGACATAGGCAGAGACATTGAAGATGCACACTAACTAACTAGT
The Theropithecus gelada isolate Dixy chromosome 7b, Tgel_1.0, whole genome shotgun sequence DNA segment above includes these coding regions:
- the GPHB5 gene encoding glycoprotein hormone beta-5, with translation MKLAFLFLGPMALLLLVGCGCVLGTSSGNLRTFVGCAVREFTFLAKKPGCRGLRITTDACWGRCETWEKPILEPPYIEAHHRVCTYNETKQVTVKLPNCAPGVDPFYTYPVAVRCDCGTCSTATTECETI